The Oncorhynchus tshawytscha isolate Ot180627B linkage group LG05, Otsh_v2.0, whole genome shotgun sequence genome includes a window with the following:
- the si:dkey-172o19.2 gene encoding nuclear factor interleukin-3-regulated protein encodes MSTPRSSEGPLEDMGQPSSSVESSGGEEEMWDPGLLFPEVRPSLLDHRQLRLRTCQSHLYPSTRRKREMTPADKKDANYWDKRHKNNESAKRSQEKRRVNDLMLEGQLLALSEENARLRAELITLQYHMGLGKEAGPATLRSHGTVPLHSLMPCLSHSSVPTNLLMPWGSLCLPQPALYPSLPLYLPHWRTMSGRTRPWTYTEASGAGSTN; translated from the coding sequence ATGTCTACCCCACGGAGTAGCGAAGGGCCCCTGGAGGATATGGGCCAGCCCTCCTCCTCAGTGGAGAGCagtggtggggaggaggagatgtgggACCCTGGCCTCCTCTTCCCAGAGGTCCGGCCGTCCCTTCTGGACCACAGACAACTGAGGCTCCGGACCTGCCAGAGCCATCTGTACCCCAGCACGCGCCGCAAAAGAGAGATGACCCCTGCCGATAAGAAGGACGCCAACTACTGGGATAAGCGCCACAAGAACAACGAGTCGGCCAAGCGCtcgcaggagaagaggagggtgaaTGACCTGATGCTGGAGGGCCAGCTGCTGGCCCTGAGTGAGGAGAATGCCCGGCTGAGGGCTGAGTTGATCACCCTGCAGTACCACATGGGCCTGGGGAAAGAGGCAGGCCCAGCCACCCTGCGTTCCCATGGCACGGTTCCACTGCACAGCCTGATGCCCTGTCTGAGTCACTCATCAGTGCCTACCAATCTGTTGATGCCCTGGGgctccctctgcctcccccagccagccctgtaccccagcctGCCCCTCTACCTGCCACACTGGAGGACTATGAGTGGCAGAACCAGGCCCTGGACATACACAGAAGCTTCAGGGGCAGGTTCAACAAATTga